One segment of Sinorhizobium sp. BG8 DNA contains the following:
- a CDS encoding GNAT family N-acetyltransferase, whose translation MSPPPSFDARNTEVSAMSDLPNVRRLEAVGFRAWPAASVIYDGSWLIRLTAGHPSKRLNSVNPLDPADYGDIPIRLEKAAKRFSDYGRPLLVRQTPLTPKQLVAHMDEAGWSTFGETIVMMADVTVTESADGVDHLPSRDVGRFVDARIRVCNEDPMLKPGLTEIINAIKPPAGLFIFEERNFGPVAVSLAVQDNDLAGILQLGVKAERQGQGIGTDILGASIRWAKIRGARRAWVQVEADNAAGLALYRKTGFREVYRYAYRGPENP comes from the coding sequence ATGTCCCCGCCGCCCTCCTTCGATGCTCGCAACACGGAAGTGAGTGCCATGTCTGATCTGCCGAACGTGCGCCGGCTCGAAGCGGTCGGCTTCAGGGCATGGCCAGCAGCGTCGGTCATCTATGACGGCAGCTGGCTCATCCGCCTGACTGCCGGTCATCCCTCGAAGAGGCTGAATTCGGTCAACCCACTCGATCCCGCTGACTACGGCGATATCCCGATCCGTCTGGAGAAGGCGGCGAAGCGCTTTTCCGACTACGGACGCCCGCTACTGGTGCGCCAGACGCCGCTGACGCCGAAGCAGCTCGTCGCCCACATGGACGAGGCGGGCTGGAGCACGTTCGGGGAGACGATCGTCATGATGGCGGACGTGACGGTGACGGAAAGCGCCGATGGCGTCGATCATCTTCCGAGCCGCGACGTCGGTCGGTTCGTCGACGCCCGCATACGTGTCTGCAACGAGGACCCGATGCTGAAGCCGGGGCTGACCGAGATCATCAACGCGATCAAGCCGCCGGCCGGTCTCTTCATCTTCGAGGAACGGAATTTCGGCCCCGTGGCGGTCTCGCTCGCTGTGCAGGACAATGACCTTGCCGGCATCCTCCAGCTTGGCGTCAAGGCGGAAAGACAGGGTCAGGGTATCGGCACCGACATTCTCGGCGCGTCGATCCGCTGGGCTAAGATCCGCGGCGCGCGGCGTGCCTGGGTGCAGGTCGAAGCCGACAATGCAGCCGGACTTGCGCTGTACCGCAAAACCGGATTCCGTGAAGTCTACCGGTATGCCTACCGAGGACCGGAAAACCCATGA
- the mutT gene encoding 8-oxo-dGTP diphosphatase MutT translates to MSDTRQHPILLVAACALVDTDGRILLAQRPEGKSLAGLWEFPGGKVEKGETPEETLIRELDEELGIHTKVACLAPLTFASHTYDDFHLLMPLYICRRYEGIAVGREGQALKWVRPRDLRDYPMPPADEPLIPFLIDLL, encoded by the coding sequence ATGAGCGATACGCGCCAGCACCCCATCCTGCTCGTGGCCGCCTGCGCGCTCGTCGACACCGACGGTCGCATCCTGCTTGCGCAACGCCCCGAAGGCAAATCGCTGGCGGGTCTCTGGGAGTTTCCGGGTGGAAAGGTCGAGAAGGGCGAAACGCCCGAGGAGACGCTGATACGGGAACTCGACGAGGAGCTTGGTATCCACACCAAGGTCGCGTGCCTCGCGCCGCTGACGTTCGCGAGCCACACCTATGACGACTTTCACCTGCTGATGCCGCTCTACATCTGCCGACGCTACGAAGGCATCGCCGTCGGGCGTGAGGGACAGGCGCTCAAATGGGTGCGGCCCCGCGATCTCAGGGATTACCCCATGCCGCCGGCGGACGAGCCGCTTATCCCTTTCCTCATCGATTTGCTGTGA
- a CDS encoding Flp family type IVb pilin, producing MIENFIKPFLKDERGATAVEYGLLAALIAIGLLSGLTAFSDSLNNVFMTIDTSINEAG from the coding sequence ATGATAGAGAATTTTATTAAGCCATTTCTGAAAGACGAGCGCGGGGCAACGGCTGTCGAATATGGCCTCCTTGCGGCACTTATCGCGATCGGCCTTTTGTCCGGCCTCACCGCGTTCAGCGACTCGCTCAACAACGTGTTCATGACCATCGACACGAGCATCAACGAAGCGGGCTGA
- a CDS encoding class I SAM-dependent methyltransferase: protein METLFDQALIERNRVRALSSPDRADFLLDIAARELAERLSVVERHFEHAAELHGYTGTTAKALAATGKVGSIERIETDQRFADDGATVTVSSLEIVPLDPQSVNLIVSPLSLHLTGDTPGVFVQIRRALAPDGLFLAAIPGSETLKELRDVLLAAESEVAGGASPRVIPFPDVREVGALLQRGGFALPVTDKETYTVRYDSIFPLMKDLRAMGMANPLAARSRRPLSRTVFLRAAELYAERHSDPDGRIRATFSIIYASGWAPHESQQKPLKPGSAKVRLADALKGIPES, encoded by the coding sequence GTGGAGACACTTTTTGACCAGGCTCTCATCGAGAGGAACCGTGTTCGGGCGCTTTCGAGCCCGGACCGCGCAGATTTTCTGCTCGATATCGCGGCGCGCGAACTTGCGGAGCGCCTGAGTGTCGTCGAGCGCCACTTCGAGCACGCGGCCGAACTGCACGGTTACACGGGAACCACGGCAAAGGCGCTTGCCGCCACCGGCAAGGTCGGCTCGATCGAACGGATCGAGACGGATCAGCGCTTTGCAGACGATGGTGCCACGGTGACCGTTTCATCCCTCGAAATCGTCCCGCTGGATCCGCAATCGGTGAACCTCATCGTCTCGCCGCTGTCGCTCCACCTTACCGGCGATACTCCGGGAGTTTTCGTGCAGATACGCCGCGCGCTTGCGCCGGACGGCCTGTTCCTTGCCGCCATCCCGGGAAGCGAGACGCTGAAGGAGTTGCGCGATGTCCTGCTGGCGGCGGAAAGCGAGGTTGCGGGCGGTGCAAGTCCGCGGGTCATTCCGTTCCCGGACGTCCGGGAAGTGGGTGCGCTGCTTCAGCGGGGCGGCTTCGCGTTGCCGGTTACCGACAAGGAGACCTATACGGTCCGCTACGACTCGATTTTCCCGCTGATGAAGGACCTGCGGGCAATGGGCATGGCCAATCCGCTGGCGGCGCGCAGTCGCAGGCCGCTTTCGCGGACGGTGTTCCTGCGTGCGGCCGAACTTTACGCCGAGCGCCACTCGGACCCGGACGGGCGCATCCGTGCGACCTTCTCGATCATATACGCCTCCGGCTGGGCTCCGCACGAAAGCCAGCAAAAGCCATTGAAGCCGGGTTCCGCCAAGGTCCGGCTTGCAGATGCGCTGAAAGGCATCCCTGAGAGCTAG
- a CDS encoding ComF family protein, giving the protein MSQRLTSRLRGRVVSALTTVAGAAVDFAYPPSCFGCGVLLERDQGICGRCWSAVRFIERPYCEVLGLPFSHDLGREILSAEAIANPPPFDRLRSAALHDELARGLVHALKYRDRTDLARIMARWMVRAADGALDTCDAIVPVPLHRTRLLWRKFNQSAELARAIGRISGKPVIVDAIKRTRRTRRQVGLGARAREDNVRGAFAVTETGRISLAGKRIVLVDDVYTTGATVSSISRVLKRAGAREVVVLTFARAMAEPI; this is encoded by the coding sequence ATGTCGCAAAGACTGACGAGCAGATTGCGCGGACGTGTCGTTTCCGCCCTGACCACTGTGGCGGGTGCGGCGGTCGACTTCGCCTATCCGCCCTCCTGCTTCGGCTGCGGTGTCTTGCTCGAGCGGGACCAGGGCATCTGCGGTCGCTGCTGGTCCGCCGTCCGCTTCATCGAGCGCCCCTATTGCGAGGTCCTGGGGCTACCCTTTTCCCACGACCTCGGGCGGGAGATACTGAGTGCAGAGGCGATTGCTAACCCGCCGCCCTTTGACCGCCTTCGCTCTGCCGCCCTGCACGACGAGCTGGCCAGAGGGCTCGTGCACGCCTTGAAATACCGCGACCGGACCGATCTGGCCCGCATCATGGCGCGGTGGATGGTAAGGGCGGCCGACGGTGCGCTCGATACATGCGATGCGATCGTGCCCGTGCCCCTCCACCGCACGCGCCTGCTTTGGCGCAAGTTCAACCAGTCGGCCGAACTTGCCCGCGCGATCGGCCGCATCTCCGGCAAGCCCGTTATCGTCGATGCCATCAAGCGGACCCGGCGGACCCGGCGACAGGTAGGTCTTGGCGCGCGCGCCCGCGAAGACAACGTCCGCGGCGCCTTCGCGGTGACGGAAACAGGCCGGATCTCGCTTGCGGGCAAGCGCATCGTGCTTGTCGACGATGTCTACACGACCGGTGCCACCGTTTCGTCCATTAGCCGTGTTCTCAAGCGTGCGGGCGCCCGCGAGGTTGTGGTTTTGACCTTTGCAAGGGCCATGGCAGAACCTATATGA
- the grxC gene encoding glutaredoxin 3, which produces MAPVVIYTRQFCGYCSAAKKLLENKGVPFEEHDATHSQELRQEMIRKANGRSTFPQIFIGEEHIGGCDDLHALDREGKLDPLLAA; this is translated from the coding sequence ATGGCACCGGTGGTAATCTATACGCGACAGTTCTGCGGCTATTGCAGTGCGGCGAAGAAACTCCTCGAGAACAAGGGCGTTCCGTTCGAGGAACATGACGCGACCCACTCCCAGGAACTACGCCAGGAGATGATCCGCAAGGCGAATGGCAGGAGCACCTTCCCGCAGATCTTCATCGGCGAGGAACATATTGGTGGCTGCGACGACCTGCATGCGCTCGATCGCGAGGGCAAGCTCGATCCGTTGCTGGCCGCCTGA
- a CDS encoding carbon-nitrogen hydrolase family protein translates to MTVKIAAIQMCSGVDPEKNVATLARLVESAAAAGAVYVQTPEMTGAIQKNRAGLQAILKPEEEDIVVRRAALLARDLGIFLHIGSTAIARPDGKVANRGFLFAPGGERVCSYDKIHMFDVDLDNGESWRESSVYAPGSTARVASLPFAKLGFAICYDVRFPELFKAEAQAGAEIISLPAAFTRQTGEAHWETLLKARAIENGVFVIAAAQAGLHEDGRETFGHSMIIDPWGRVLASAGGTGEDVITAEVDLSAVAAARAKIPNLKNGRPFTVEEIALPAKGGVAA, encoded by the coding sequence ATGACCGTCAAGATCGCCGCCATCCAGATGTGCTCCGGGGTTGACCCTGAGAAGAACGTCGCGACGCTGGCACGTCTCGTCGAAAGCGCTGCAGCGGCGGGGGCGGTCTATGTACAGACTCCGGAAATGACCGGGGCGATCCAGAAGAATCGCGCCGGGCTCCAGGCCATATTGAAGCCGGAAGAGGAAGACATTGTCGTGCGCCGGGCGGCATTGCTCGCCCGCGACCTCGGGATCTTCCTGCATATCGGATCCACCGCCATCGCGCGGCCGGACGGCAAGGTCGCCAATCGCGGCTTCCTCTTCGCCCCCGGCGGAGAGCGCGTATGCAGTTACGACAAGATCCACATGTTCGACGTGGATCTCGACAACGGCGAGAGCTGGAGGGAAAGCTCGGTCTATGCACCCGGCAGCACAGCACGCGTTGCTAGTCTTCCGTTCGCTAAGCTCGGTTTCGCCATCTGTTACGACGTGCGGTTCCCCGAGCTCTTCAAGGCAGAAGCACAGGCCGGTGCCGAGATCATTTCCCTGCCTGCGGCGTTCACGCGCCAGACCGGCGAGGCCCATTGGGAAACGCTCCTGAAAGCCCGTGCGATCGAGAATGGCGTCTTCGTCATCGCCGCCGCTCAGGCAGGCCTGCATGAGGACGGCCGGGAGACGTTCGGTCATTCGATGATCATCGACCCCTGGGGCCGGGTTCTCGCCTCTGCAGGCGGCACCGGCGAGGATGTCATCACCGCCGAAGTAGACCTGTCCGCCGTCGCCGCCGCCCGCGCGAAGATCCCCAATCTGAAGAACGGTCGTCCGTTCACGGTGGAGGAGATCGCGCTGCCAGCGAAAGGAGGCGTTGCCGCTTGA
- a CDS encoding DUF1178 family protein has product MIRFDLICDHGHEFEGWFTSGSDFDRQQERHLVTCPACGSATVSKRLMAPAVSTARSREGQHSLVMNPQQQEMVSKLREIVDTIRANADDVGERFPEEARKVHYGETEQRGLIGRASAEEAKALIEEGIQIAPLPVLPDDVN; this is encoded by the coding sequence TTGATCCGTTTTGATCTGATCTGTGACCACGGGCACGAATTCGAGGGCTGGTTCACCTCCGGAAGCGATTTCGACCGGCAGCAGGAAAGGCACCTCGTCACATGTCCCGCCTGCGGCTCTGCCACTGTCTCCAAAAGGCTGATGGCACCGGCGGTATCCACCGCCCGCAGCAGGGAAGGGCAGCACAGCCTCGTCATGAACCCGCAGCAGCAGGAAATGGTGAGCAAGCTGCGCGAAATCGTCGACACGATCCGCGCGAACGCCGACGACGTAGGAGAACGCTTTCCCGAGGAAGCCCGCAAGGTCCACTACGGAGAGACGGAACAACGCGGACTGATCGGCCGCGCGAGCGCCGAAGAGGCAAAGGCGCTGATCGAGGAAGGGATCCAGATTGCTCCCCTGCCCGTTCTGCCGGACGACGTGAACTGA
- a CDS encoding DUF3291 domain-containing protein, which translates to MYNFGLHVDDYESPAVEGFRLREAANFEAASRASGFVARSAYPDEQDLECWGPQQFPRFLEGSGFESGPSSLSLWTDIESLMAFSYNGVHADALKHARKWNRKQAWPPLVLWWVPEGERPTWAEGAGRLEHLHDHGASSRAFTFKLPFDRTGSPYSVDRTAMREKVLANRPGQADLLSHVRALKA; encoded by the coding sequence ATGTACAATTTCGGCCTCCATGTCGACGACTATGAGAGCCCGGCGGTAGAGGGCTTCCGCCTGCGCGAGGCTGCGAATTTCGAGGCGGCATCGCGCGCGAGCGGTTTCGTTGCACGCTCCGCCTATCCGGACGAACAGGACCTCGAATGCTGGGGTCCGCAGCAGTTCCCCCGCTTCCTGGAAGGGAGCGGCTTCGAGAGCGGGCCTTCCTCGCTCTCCCTCTGGACCGACATCGAATCCTTGATGGCCTTTTCCTACAACGGCGTTCATGCGGATGCCCTGAAGCATGCCCGCAAGTGGAACCGGAAACAGGCCTGGCCGCCTCTCGTACTCTGGTGGGTGCCGGAAGGCGAACGGCCGACGTGGGCGGAAGGGGCCGGGCGGCTGGAACATCTGCATGACCATGGAGCGAGCAGCCGCGCCTTCACGTTCAAGCTGCCCTTTGATCGCACCGGGTCACCCTACTCCGTCGACCGGACCGCTATGCGCGAAAAAGTGCTGGCAAACAGACCTGGCCAGGCGGATCTGCTTTCGCACGTTCGCGCACTGAAGGCCTGA
- the ubiG gene encoding bifunctional 2-polyprenyl-6-hydroxyphenol methylase/3-demethylubiquinol 3-O-methyltransferase UbiG: MNEPSRTTIDQAEVDRFSAMAAEWWDPTGKFRPLHKFNPVRLTYIRDLVSQHFGRDPRGHRPLEGLRVLDIGCGGGLLSEPIARMGADVIGADASEKNIGIAKAHAAGSGVAVDYRAVTAEALAEAGETFDIVLNMEVVEHVADVDFFLSTCASMVRPGGMMFVATINRTLKAAALAIFAAENILRWLPRGTHQYEKLVRPEEIERPLSAAGLTVVERTGVFFSPLSNQWNLSKDMDVNYMMVAARAK, from the coding sequence ATGAACGAGCCATCACGCACGACGATTGACCAGGCGGAAGTCGACCGCTTCTCGGCGATGGCTGCGGAATGGTGGGATCCGACGGGCAAGTTCCGTCCGCTCCACAAGTTCAATCCCGTCCGGCTCACCTACATCCGCGATCTCGTGTCGCAGCATTTCGGACGCGATCCCCGCGGCCACAGGCCGCTGGAGGGGCTGCGCGTTCTCGATATCGGTTGCGGCGGCGGACTTCTGTCGGAGCCGATAGCGCGGATGGGAGCGGATGTGATCGGAGCCGATGCGTCCGAGAAGAACATCGGTATTGCCAAGGCGCATGCGGCTGGGAGCGGAGTTGCCGTCGATTATCGGGCGGTCACGGCGGAAGCGCTCGCCGAGGCGGGCGAGACGTTCGATATCGTCCTCAACATGGAGGTCGTGGAGCATGTCGCCGATGTCGACTTCTTCCTGTCGACCTGTGCATCCATGGTGCGTCCCGGCGGCATGATGTTCGTGGCCACCATCAACCGGACGCTCAAGGCCGCGGCGCTCGCAATATTTGCGGCCGAGAACATTCTGCGCTGGCTACCGCGCGGTACGCATCAGTACGAGAAACTCGTGCGTCCAGAAGAAATCGAGCGTCCGCTTTCGGCAGCCGGTCTTACGGTCGTCGAGCGAACAGGAGTATTCTTCAGTCCGCTGTCCAATCAGTGGAACCTGTCGAAGGACATGGATGTCAACTACATGATGGTTGCCGCGCGAGCGAAGTGA
- a CDS encoding DUF6030 family protein produces MTERPRSRSGKVFFVVLLLCIVAAITATFLAANNLRNLNTLLVRFGFEPIDLLGAQAPVEPRKKQAVRKEPPRPQVELPDHLMAGQGALETKFIRSIRRNPRALCDDLQKRGIVSSGWKEGLLETGGWECSAFREYPSGEKDGAAPSSTFLSIRGSKEEFVTSFRIKLNIENTESQKQVTDAVIAATEVFLAEVRWNDAPEILDNIRALKEFDVVRFGNRIQLKREAGDTPRFNFLVTPDRKRPANPYLPDYFDRDRWLPLPDDAAGKR; encoded by the coding sequence ATGACGGAGCGCCCCCGGAGCAGATCTGGTAAAGTTTTCTTCGTCGTTTTGCTGCTGTGTATCGTCGCCGCGATCACCGCCACTTTCCTGGCCGCCAACAACCTGCGCAACCTGAACACCCTGCTCGTCCGGTTCGGCTTCGAGCCGATCGACCTCTTGGGAGCACAGGCGCCGGTCGAGCCCCGTAAGAAGCAGGCCGTACGCAAGGAACCGCCACGCCCTCAGGTTGAACTCCCGGACCACCTCATGGCGGGACAGGGGGCCCTTGAGACGAAGTTCATCCGGTCCATCCGAAGGAACCCGCGCGCGCTCTGCGACGACCTCCAGAAGAGGGGGATCGTCAGTTCAGGATGGAAGGAAGGTCTGCTCGAGACCGGCGGTTGGGAATGCTCGGCGTTCCGGGAATATCCATCCGGTGAAAAGGACGGCGCCGCCCCCTCTTCGACGTTCCTTTCCATTCGCGGATCGAAGGAAGAGTTCGTCACGAGCTTCAGGATAAAGCTCAACATCGAGAATACCGAAAGCCAGAAACAGGTCACCGACGCGGTCATTGCGGCAACCGAGGTGTTTCTGGCGGAAGTTCGATGGAACGACGCGCCTGAGATCCTCGACAACATCCGGGCACTCAAGGAGTTCGACGTGGTACGGTTCGGAAACCGGATCCAGCTGAAGAGGGAAGCGGGAGACACGCCACGCTTCAATTTTCTCGTGACTCCGGATCGCAAGCGCCCCGCCAATCCGTACCTTCCTGACTACTTCGACCGTGACCGCTGGCTTCCCCTCCCCGATGATGCCGCCGGAAAACGCTGA
- a CDS encoding metallophosphoesterase family protein, with protein MGAETVSSVSDLAYDGSMKSLLSRIVRPVPASDPENTRRRRLRIDDMPFPIYAIGDVHGCYDELIDAERRVLADLGSPDREATLIYLGDYVDRGPNSKAVLDHLARRNHGDGLTRIALCGNHDDAFLSFINDPANTMYWLDFGGDATLRSYGIEPYQYFGRSGGLTELKLRMKEVIPQEHVNFLQYLPIALQVRSVVFVHAGVRPGVPMERQSDEDLIWIREPFLTEGPRLPLVVIHGHTASQEPVFDERRICIDTCCYATGRLAVLRLGPHGAHIL; from the coding sequence ATGGGAGCAGAAACTGTTTCCTCCGTCAGCGATCTCGCTTATGACGGTTCCATGAAATCGCTGTTGAGCCGGATCGTTCGCCCAGTGCCTGCATCAGATCCCGAGAATACCCGCCGCAGGAGACTGCGGATCGACGACATGCCGTTTCCGATCTACGCGATCGGGGATGTTCACGGCTGTTACGACGAATTGATCGACGCAGAGAGGAGGGTGTTGGCTGACCTCGGTTCCCCCGACCGAGAGGCGACCCTGATCTACCTCGGCGACTATGTGGATCGCGGGCCGAATTCGAAGGCTGTTCTGGATCATCTCGCGCGCCGCAACCATGGCGACGGCCTTACGCGCATCGCTCTATGCGGCAATCACGACGATGCGTTCCTCAGCTTCATCAACGACCCCGCGAACACGATGTACTGGCTGGATTTCGGCGGGGACGCGACTCTGCGCTCCTACGGCATCGAGCCCTACCAGTATTTCGGACGCTCGGGCGGGCTGACCGAGTTGAAGTTGCGGATGAAAGAGGTGATCCCGCAGGAGCATGTCAACTTCCTGCAGTATCTCCCCATCGCGCTCCAAGTTCGCAGCGTCGTCTTCGTCCATGCCGGCGTTCGCCCCGGCGTTCCCATGGAACGGCAGAGCGACGAGGATCTCATCTGGATCCGAGAACCGTTCCTGACCGAAGGACCGCGCCTTCCGCTCGTGGTCATCCACGGCCACACCGCGTCCCAGGAGCCCGTCTTCGACGAGCGCCGCATCTGCATCGATACCTGCTGCTATGCAACGGGGCGGCTCGCCGTCCTGAGGTTGGGACCGCACGGAGCCCATATTCTCTGA
- a CDS encoding mannose-1-phosphate guanylyltransferase/mannose-6-phosphate isomerase, with translation MTDKIVPVIMAGGKGTRLWPLSRASAPKQFLEFLGDKTLFQKTLERVSDPALYEQPIVVTNADFRFLVAEQARSAGVELKSIVLEPVARNTAPALAVAALITAAAFGEDAIMQVLASDHEITADSVYFDCIRKAREAAEAGRLVTFGITPTEPATGYGYIEIGDPLSSGAHAVKRFVEKPDRDRAEEMLASGNYLWNSGMFMLPVGPFLKELRVHASAVVEAVGDALAKAERDLDFERLDAEAFARAPDISVDYAVFEKTPIAAVVPSPITWSDLGSWDSVWKLGKHDEQGNVSDGRATLLDTRNSLVLSKDIHVAVQGLDDLAVIASEDAVYVGRLEDSQSVGKMVKHLAAIAETAKLTETHRTSYRPWGGYTSVLNGDRFQVKRLFVTPGKRLSLQKHHHRSEHWIVVRGTAEVTIGTKTVPLRENESVYIPQGEVHRLANPGKILLELIEVQTGSYLGEDDIIRIEDEFGRH, from the coding sequence ATGACTGACAAGATTGTACCCGTCATCATGGCCGGTGGAAAAGGCACCCGGTTGTGGCCTTTGTCTCGCGCTTCGGCACCGAAGCAGTTTCTGGAATTTCTGGGCGACAAGACGCTCTTTCAGAAGACCCTCGAAAGGGTCTCCGATCCGGCGCTTTACGAGCAGCCGATCGTCGTGACCAACGCGGATTTCCGCTTTCTTGTCGCCGAGCAGGCCAGGTCCGCGGGTGTTGAATTGAAATCGATCGTGCTCGAGCCCGTGGCGCGGAACACCGCACCGGCTCTGGCCGTGGCTGCACTCATCACGGCCGCGGCCTTCGGCGAAGATGCGATCATGCAGGTCCTTGCCTCCGATCACGAGATCACCGCCGACAGCGTCTATTTCGATTGCATTCGCAAGGCCCGCGAAGCGGCTGAGGCTGGCCGGCTCGTGACCTTCGGCATCACCCCGACGGAACCCGCTACCGGTTATGGCTACATCGAAATAGGCGATCCGCTTTCAAGCGGAGCGCATGCTGTGAAGCGGTTCGTAGAAAAGCCGGATCGCGACCGCGCCGAAGAGATGCTGGCGTCCGGCAACTATCTCTGGAACTCCGGTATGTTCATGTTGCCGGTCGGTCCGTTCCTCAAGGAGTTGCGCGTCCATGCCAGCGCGGTTGTCGAGGCAGTCGGCGATGCGCTTGCAAAAGCCGAACGGGATCTCGATTTCGAGAGGCTCGACGCGGAGGCATTTGCACGCGCACCGGACATTTCCGTGGACTACGCGGTCTTCGAGAAAACACCGATTGCCGCGGTTGTTCCCTCCCCGATCACCTGGTCGGATCTCGGCAGCTGGGACTCGGTCTGGAAGCTCGGCAAGCACGATGAACAGGGCAATGTTTCGGATGGAAGGGCGACGTTGCTCGATACGCGCAATTCCCTCGTCCTTTCGAAGGATATCCACGTCGCCGTTCAGGGGCTGGACGATCTGGCGGTCATCGCGAGCGAGGATGCCGTCTATGTCGGACGCCTGGAGGATAGCCAGAGTGTAGGCAAGATGGTCAAGCACCTCGCTGCGATCGCGGAGACCGCCAAGCTCACGGAAACGCACCGCACATCCTATCGACCCTGGGGCGGCTATACATCGGTGCTGAACGGCGACCGGTTCCAGGTCAAGCGTCTGTTCGTGACGCCAGGCAAGCGGCTCTCCCTGCAAAAGCACCACCATCGCTCGGAACACTGGATCGTCGTGCGCGGCACCGCGGAGGTGACGATCGGGACCAAGACGGTTCCGCTACGCGAAAACGAGTCTGTCTACATTCCCCAGGGCGAGGTCCATCGCCTCGCAAATCCGGGGAAGATCCTGCTCGAACTCATCGAGGTCCAGACGGGATCCTACCTCGGCGAGGACGACATCATTCGCATTGAGGATGAGTTCGGCCGCCACTAG
- a CDS encoding F0F1 ATP synthase subunit epsilon, which translates to MADSFNLELVSPERLLLSASVSEVVIPATEGEMTVMANHAPTMTTIKPGVITVRFADGTTDRFVIFGGFADILPTGCTVLAESAVHVDEVNREDIAKRIEIARNELAGATTDEQRHGLESHLAQLTTLQGIVIPA; encoded by the coding sequence ATGGCCGATAGCTTCAATCTCGAACTCGTTTCCCCTGAGCGCCTGCTCCTGTCGGCAAGCGTCAGCGAAGTCGTCATTCCGGCAACCGAGGGCGAAATGACCGTTATGGCCAATCACGCCCCGACGATGACGACGATCAAGCCCGGCGTGATCACTGTCCGTTTCGCTGACGGCACGACCGATCGGTTCGTCATTTTCGGCGGCTTTGCGGATATCCTGCCGACCGGTTGCACGGTTCTCGCGGAATCGGCGGTCCACGTGGACGAAGTCAATCGCGAAGACATTGCCAAGCGCATCGAAATCGCCCGCAACGAGCTTGCCGGCGCGACCACCGATGAACAGCGTCACGGACTGGAGAGCCATCTGGCCCAGCTGACCACGCTGCAGGGCATCGTCATTCCTGCCTGA